From one Agathobaculum sp. NTUH-O15-33 genomic stretch:
- a CDS encoding DUF1294 domain-containing protein, translating to MRQVVYYFLAVSLIGAVVCVYDKLAAGRGWGRVPERTLFFWALVGGGPGVYPTMLLIRHKTLHKRFMLGIPAVMLVQAGILAGLYHILHMRGTI from the coding sequence GTGCGGCAAGTGGTTTATTATTTTTTAGCGGTCAGCCTGATCGGTGCGGTCGTTTGTGTTTACGATAAGCTGGCGGCCGGGCGCGGCTGGGGCCGCGTGCCCGAGCGGACGCTGTTTTTCTGGGCGCTGGTCGGCGGCGGCCCGGGGGTGTATCCGACCATGCTGCTGATCCGCCATAAAACGCTGCACAAGCGGTTTATGCTGGGCATTCCCGCCGTTATGCTGGTGCAGGCGGGGATATTGGCCGGGCTCTATCACATTTTGCATATGAGGGGAACGATATGA
- a CDS encoding stage V sporulation T C-terminal domain-containing protein — protein MKATGIVRRIDDLGRVVIPKEIRRTLRIREGDPLEIFTDRDGEVIFKKYSPMGELGAVATELAEALSRTAGLSCAICDRDAVIAAAGGAKKDVYEKSISSDLETLMEQRTIYEHKLGDTTDVSVSEHDGYHVVVAAPIITDGDVTGCVAFLSEDETAAASEVDSKLSQTAAQFLSKRVAM, from the coding sequence ATGAAAGCAACCGGCATTGTACGCCGCATTGATGACCTGGGGCGAGTCGTAATTCCGAAGGAGATCCGCCGTACCTTACGGATCCGCGAGGGCGACCCGCTGGAAATTTTTACAGACCGCGACGGCGAAGTGATCTTCAAGAAATATTCTCCGATGGGCGAGCTTGGCGCGGTGGCGACCGAGCTGGCCGAAGCGCTCAGCCGCACGGCGGGCCTCAGCTGCGCCATCTGTGACCGCGACGCGGTGATCGCGGCCGCGGGCGGCGCGAAAAAGGATGTTTATGAAAAAAGCATTTCATCCGATCTCGAAACGCTCATGGAGCAGCGCACGATCTACGAGCATAAGCTCGGCGATACCACCGATGTTTCCGTTTCCGAGCATGATGGCTACCACGTCGTCGTCGCCGCGCCGATCATTACGGACGGCGATGTGACGGGCTGCGTCGCCTTTTTGAGCGAGGACGAGACCGCCGCCGCGAGCGAGGTCGATTCCAAGCTGAGCCAGACCGCGGCACAGTTCTTGTCCAAGCGGGTGGCAATGTAA
- a CDS encoding cation diffusion facilitator family transporter, whose protein sequence is MTNTLIRLFIRDADNTRDGKVRERYGVLSGVVGVACNVFLFALKLVIGLLTRSISIAADAFNNLSDGLSCLISIVGFKVSGKAPDAKHPFGYGRTEYIAGLIVSLIILLVGVEFFKTSVSRILHPEAVQFSAVLLAILAVSMLVKLWMGAFNHKIGVRIDSPVLMAARQDSLNDVVTTGVVIVGMIAGRFTTLPVDGYVGVIVALFILWSGIGIAKDTLDPLLGQPADPEIAQSIEKIVLSYPEIDGVHDLIIHNYGAGRSLASLHAEVPCNADLVAVHEVIDEAEKHVWQQTGVYLVIHMDPLDIDNAHVTALREQVDGVLREIDERLSMHDFRVVDGERHINLIFDVVLPFSYGNDEKRELMLAMRSKLGEIDERYNPVVTFDHQM, encoded by the coding sequence ATGACCAATACACTGATTCGCCTGTTTATCCGGGATGCGGACAATACGCGCGACGGCAAGGTGCGCGAGCGGTACGGCGTGCTTTCGGGCGTGGTCGGCGTCGCGTGTAACGTGTTTTTGTTCGCGCTCAAGCTTGTCATCGGCTTGCTGACCCGGTCGATCTCGATCGCGGCGGACGCGTTCAACAACCTGTCCGACGGGCTTTCCTGCCTGATCTCGATCGTCGGCTTCAAGGTTTCGGGCAAAGCGCCGGACGCCAAGCATCCTTTCGGCTACGGGCGCACAGAATATATCGCGGGGCTGATCGTTTCGCTGATTATTTTGCTGGTCGGCGTTGAATTTTTCAAAACCTCGGTCAGCCGGATCCTGCATCCGGAGGCGGTGCAGTTTTCCGCCGTGCTGCTGGCGATTCTGGCGGTATCCATGCTGGTCAAGCTATGGATGGGCGCCTTCAACCATAAGATCGGCGTGCGGATCGACAGCCCCGTGCTGATGGCCGCGCGGCAGGACAGCTTAAACGATGTGGTGACGACCGGCGTCGTCATCGTCGGCATGATCGCGGGCCGGTTCACCACGCTGCCGGTGGACGGTTATGTCGGCGTGATCGTCGCGCTGTTCATCCTGTGGAGCGGCATCGGCATCGCCAAGGACACGCTCGATCCGCTGCTCGGCCAACCGGCCGATCCCGAAATCGCCCAGTCGATCGAAAAGATCGTTCTGTCCTATCCGGAGATCGACGGCGTGCACGATCTGATCATCCACAATTACGGCGCGGGCCGTTCGCTGGCCTCGCTGCACGCGGAGGTGCCGTGCAACGCCGATCTGGTCGCCGTGCACGAAGTGATCGACGAGGCGGAGAAGCATGTCTGGCAGCAGACCGGCGTTTATCTGGTCATCCATATGGACCCGCTGGATATCGATAACGCGCATGTCACCGCGCTGCGCGAGCAGGTGGACGGCGTACTGCGCGAGATCGACGAGCGGCTCAGCATGCACGACTTCCGCGTGGTGGACGGCGAACGGCATATCAACCTGATTTTCGACGTGGTTCTGCCGTTCAGCTATGGGAACGATGAAAAACGCGAACTGATGCTCGCCATGCGAAGCAAGCTGGGCGAAATAGACGAACGATATAATCCGGTGGTCACCTTTGACCATCAGATGTAA
- a CDS encoding nucleotide sugar dehydrogenase encodes MKITVMGQGYIGLPTAITLSGAGFEVCGFDVNQKTIEQLQSGKIHIVEPGLQLAFDEAVAGGHLHFSSELAPSDVFYIAVPTPFYQDDSGAHKADLKYVESAGRMAGKLLKPENLVILESTVPPRTSEMLARVLSEESGIDMDKIHVAHCPERVIPGNMMFELKNNDRIVGARTPEAAEMAAAIYKKVLEKGVVHKTDDLTAEMCKLTENTFRDVNIAYANELSIICDKMGIDVFELIKLANCHPRVNILTPGVGVGGHCIAVDPWFIYEQFPEEAKVIHASRVRNENKPRFVAEKVIGSLAKVTDTVGVLGLSYKPDVDDMRESPSLELCQILKEKGVNFIACDPFAPYGDLNGISNVSFDEILEKADYLVITLGHTLFKDNKELIAKKPFYDCVGLMEK; translated from the coding sequence ATGAAAATTACTGTCATGGGCCAGGGCTATATCGGCCTGCCGACCGCGATCACGCTGTCGGGCGCGGGGTTCGAGGTCTGCGGCTTTGACGTGAACCAAAAGACCATCGAGCAGCTGCAAAGCGGAAAGATCCATATTGTCGAGCCCGGCCTGCAGCTGGCGTTTGACGAAGCGGTGGCGGGCGGTCACCTGCACTTTTCCAGCGAGCTCGCCCCGTCGGACGTGTTCTATATTGCCGTGCCCACGCCGTTTTATCAGGATGATTCCGGCGCGCACAAGGCCGATTTAAAGTATGTCGAGTCCGCCGGGCGCATGGCGGGCAAGCTGCTAAAGCCTGAAAATCTGGTTATTCTCGAATCCACCGTGCCGCCCCGCACCTCCGAGATGCTGGCCCGCGTGCTCAGCGAGGAGTCCGGCATCGATATGGACAAGATCCACGTGGCCCACTGCCCGGAGCGCGTCATTCCCGGCAACATGATGTTCGAGCTGAAAAATAACGACCGTATCGTCGGCGCGCGCACGCCGGAGGCCGCCGAAATGGCCGCCGCCATTTATAAAAAGGTACTGGAAAAGGGCGTGGTGCACAAGACGGACGATTTGACCGCCGAAATGTGCAAGCTGACCGAAAATACCTTCCGCGACGTGAACATCGCTTATGCGAACGAGCTTTCGATCATCTGCGATAAAATGGGCATCGACGTGTTCGAGCTCATCAAACTTGCCAACTGCCACCCCCGCGTCAATATCCTGACGCCCGGCGTGGGCGTGGGCGGTCACTGCATCGCGGTTGATCCGTGGTTCATCTACGAGCAGTTCCCGGAGGAAGCCAAGGTGATCCACGCTTCGCGTGTGCGCAACGAAAACAAGCCGCGCTTTGTGGCGGAAAAGGTGATCGGCAGCCTTGCCAAGGTGACCGATACGGTCGGCGTTCTGGGTTTGTCCTATAAGCCCGATGTGGACGATATGCGCGAATCCCCCTCGCTCGAGCTGTGCCAGATCCTAAAGGAAAAGGGCGTAAACTTTATCGCTTGCGATCCCTTCGCGCCCTACGGCGATCTGAACGGGATCTCGAACGTTTCCTTTGACGAGATACTGGAAAAAGCAGATTATCTGGTCATCACGCTTGGCCACACTCTGTTCAAGGATAATAAAGAGCTCATCGCGAAAAAGCCCTTCTACGACTGCGTGGGGCTGATGGAAAAGTAA
- a CDS encoding dihydroorotase, which translates to MLLIQNGRVLDPYTGLDEKRDILIGDDGVIQSVAPSIAPAAGGTVFDAAGLTVAPGFVDGHVHFRDPGQTEKEDLHTGAAAAAAGGYATVICMANTLPTCDTAAQVRRVREETRNEPVEVLQAGAVTMGLKGQTLTDFDALAAAGAPCLTDDGINLTSAALCREAMARAARTGLLLSFHEEEPSLVPSPGVNFGSEAAKAFGVPGAMAAAETAMVARDIALALDTGARVLFQHISAAQSVALIRAGKALGAKIYAEATPHHLSLTEDDVPAHGTLARMNPPLRKEADRQALLLGLADGAIDMIATDHAPHTAAEKAREFASAPSGITGLETAFSVCNTYLVRAGHLSEMQLIEKMSKAPAEIYGLTGRAIAPGNFARLALLDFSCETVYRTYRSKAQNTPYTGMQLHGAPRGVICGARVESN; encoded by the coding sequence ATGCTGCTCATCCAAAACGGGCGGGTGCTCGATCCCTATACCGGCCTTGATGAAAAACGAGACATCCTGATCGGGGACGACGGCGTGATTCAGTCGGTCGCGCCTTCGATCGCGCCTGCCGCCGGGGGCACGGTCTTTGACGCCGCCGGACTGACGGTCGCGCCCGGCTTTGTGGACGGCCATGTGCATTTCCGCGATCCGGGACAGACCGAAAAGGAGGACCTGCACACCGGCGCGGCGGCCGCGGCGGCCGGCGGCTATGCCACCGTGATCTGCATGGCGAACACGCTGCCCACCTGCGATACCGCGGCGCAGGTGCGCCGCGTGCGCGAAGAGACCCGAAACGAGCCGGTCGAGGTGTTGCAGGCGGGCGCGGTGACAATGGGGCTGAAAGGTCAAACGCTGACCGATTTTGACGCGCTTGCCGCCGCGGGCGCGCCTTGCCTGACGGACGACGGTATCAATCTCACCTCCGCCGCGCTGTGCCGCGAAGCGATGGCGCGCGCCGCGCGTACCGGCCTGCTGCTTTCCTTCCATGAGGAGGAGCCCTCGCTCGTGCCCTCGCCGGGCGTGAATTTCGGCTCCGAGGCGGCGAAAGCGTTCGGGGTACCGGGCGCGATGGCCGCGGCGGAGACCGCCATGGTGGCGCGCGATATCGCGCTCGCACTGGATACGGGCGCGCGCGTGCTGTTTCAGCATATCTCAGCGGCGCAGTCGGTCGCGCTTATCCGCGCGGGCAAGGCGCTGGGCGCGAAAATCTATGCGGAGGCCACGCCGCATCATCTGAGCCTGACCGAGGACGACGTGCCGGCGCACGGCACGCTCGCGCGCATGAATCCGCCGCTGCGAAAGGAAGCCGACCGGCAGGCGCTGCTCTTAGGTCTAGCGGACGGCGCGATCGATATGATCGCGACCGACCACGCCCCCCATACGGCGGCGGAAAAGGCGCGGGAATTTGCTTCCGCGCCCTCGGGCATCACGGGTCTGGAAACCGCGTTTTCCGTGTGCAACACCTATCTGGTGCGCGCGGGTCACCTCTCCGAAATGCAGCTGATCGAAAAAATGAGCAAAGCGCCGGCTGAAATATACGGCCTTACGGGGCGGGCAATCGCGCCCGGTAACTTTGCGCGTCTGGCGCTGCTTGATTTTTCGTGCGAAACCGTATATCGCACCTACCGCTCCAAGGCGCAAAACACGCCCTATACCGGCATGCAGCTCCACGGCGCGCCCCGCGGCGTAATCTGCGGCGCGCGGGTCGAATCGAATTAA
- the epsC gene encoding serine O-acetyltransferase EpsC, with product MMGLRQTAMIFKGLLSDARTIRDRDPAARTTLEVFLLYQGFHALIYHRQAHWLYEHKHFFLARALSQFARHMTGIEIHPGAKIGRGLFIDHGMGIVIGETAEIGDYCTIYHGVTLGGTGHDTGKRHPTIGNNVLISTGAKVLGPFTVGDNSRIGANAVVLQGVPPNSTVVGVKARVVKIDGQRVGSVPSYDLDQINMPDPVSQELCRLQHRVYMNEQRLAREEEKEQPKQNESEQKDDHTQP from the coding sequence ATGATGGGACTGAGACAAACCGCCATGATTTTTAAAGGACTGCTGTCCGACGCGCGCACGATCCGCGACCGCGACCCCGCCGCGCGCACCACGCTGGAAGTCTTTTTGCTGTACCAAGGCTTCCACGCGCTGATCTATCACCGGCAGGCGCATTGGCTGTATGAGCATAAACACTTTTTCCTTGCCCGCGCACTTTCACAGTTTGCGCGGCATATGACCGGTATCGAGATCCATCCCGGGGCAAAAATAGGCCGCGGCCTGTTCATTGACCACGGTATGGGCATCGTCATTGGCGAAACCGCCGAAATAGGCGATTACTGCACCATTTACCATGGCGTGACGTTGGGCGGCACGGGCCACGACACGGGCAAGCGCCATCCGACGATCGGCAACAACGTGCTTATTTCAACGGGCGCTAAGGTGCTGGGCCCTTTTACCGTGGGCGATAATAGCCGCATCGGCGCAAACGCCGTGGTTTTGCAGGGCGTGCCGCCCAATTCGACGGTAGTCGGGGTCAAGGCGCGCGTCGTCAAGATCGACGGCCAGCGCGTCGGTTCTGTGCCCAGCTACGACCTCGACCAGATCAACATGCCCGACCCTGTTTCGCAGGAGCTGTGCCGCTTGCAGCATCGCGTTTATATGAACGAACAGCGCCTTGCACGCGAGGAGGAAAAGGAACAGCCCAAGCAAAACGAATCCGAACAGAAAGACGACCATACGCAACCTTAA